In Calothrix sp. PCC 6303, the sequence AGCAGTACTAATAGGACTAATAGCTTTTTGAGCAAGCTTTTCTTCTTTCAGTCGTTCAAGCATTTCTGATAAAGATAAATCCTGTTTTCGAGCTAAATAACGACCTACTAACTCTAAACCTAATGGTAAATAATCTAGCCATTGACAAAGTTCCTGTGCATAATCAATTTCTTCATCAATGCGGCTATCTCCATCTCTAAAACTTGTTCTTAACAGACCTAAAGCTACAGACTCATCCAAAACAGGAATTTCTACAAAATCGACACCAAATCCATAGGTTAAACGTGTAGTAATTAAAACGCTAAAACGTCTTGCTGGAGGTAAGTATTGCCGGATTCTGTCAAAATCGTTTACGTCATCGAAAATAATTAAAACTTTTCCTTCACGCCAACGTGACCAACAAAATTCTAACTGACTTCGGATATCTAAGTCTTGTGGAGGGTCTATACCAAGAAACGAACGAGCAAAACCCAAAATGCCCTTCACTACATCTGTATCTCTAGCTAAAAGCCAACAAATACCACCCTCGTAGCTTTTCTGGTATTTGAGTGAATATTGAATAGCTAGCTCAGTTTTGCCTATTCCACCAGTTCCATATAGGGCAATTGGAAGATGAGATTGCATAATATTTTCATGGACAATTTTTAATTCCTTCTCACGACCCATAAACTCCGTAGCGTTGCTGCGGGGAACGTTAATGGGAAAACTCACAGGCTGTGAATTTACAGGAATTTGTCCAAAAAATAAGTTTTGACTTTCAACTGTCATGTTACCTTGATTAAGGGTAGCTACGTTTTTCATGTAGTTACCGCGATCTTCGCTGCCCGACATAATTTCTCTTCCTTAATTCCTTACATCCTTACACTAAGCTGGACTTCGCTTTACTGTTATAATTGTGCAACAATATTTGAAAGAATTCCCAACTCGTATTCTAATCTCTGCTTATTTTTACAGTCTTCAATAACTAAATAAAATATATGTGAATGGTTGACTCGCATTCCTACTCGCCAATGGTTTCTGCAAGAATAGTTCGGTAATTTTATAGCATCTAGCTTCACCTCTCTAAAAATATCTCCTTGTAAGTGGGCATCTACCCATACAGTTATAGTTGAAAAATTTCCTGTAAATGCTGTTAGCAAAGGTTGGTCGAGAAATTGAGTCTCTAGTAAGTCATCTAAATCTGTACCACCTTGGATAATCGGAATTAGCTGTCGTTCTCTTTCAGCATTAGCATTCAAATTTTCTGCGACAATGCCAAGTGTATATACACATCTTTCAACAGGGTCAATTAAGCTGTTAGCTATTAAGCACGCACCGTGGGAGATTGCAAAAGAACTGTAAGCATTGTTGAAGCTAGGATCAAAACGTGGGTCGCTTTCTTGAATGTCAAGAGCTTGCAGGATAGTATTTTGAGTCAGAATAAATTGGCATAAATCGCCTATTATAAACAGAAAATCAAATGATTGTTGATGGGATTGCATCCAGATGTACAAGTGTTGTATAACCTCTTGAATTCCTTTTTGGATAGGTGCAAATGCTTCACTGATGTGTTGGCATTTGACTGCATAACCACCACCAAAGCAATAAAGGTTATATTCTGCCATTGCCTCTGGCATTTTCAAATATGTAATCAGTCTGCTAGTACTTTCTTGATGAGAGTTAACTTTTTTTAGTTCAAAATCTTTCAGCAAACGAATGAATTCACGGCTTTCCTCAGCTAAAAAATGCCCATGTTTTTCAGTATAGGCAAGTTGCACACATTGGCGATCAAAGTCAAAACCTGCATCTCCGTAGTTATCTGAATAAAGAACCTTGACTTTTTCCGTTGTACTGATAGAACACAAACTCAGGTTAAAACTACTACTTCCCATATTGCAAACCAACAGGTTGCCATGCGTTTCTAAATTCTGGCGTTGCTTTTCCCAAATCCAATATGTAGCAGCAGCAACAGACTCACTAATTAATTGAAAGTTGTTTGCTCCTATGCCTAGTTCGTTCATTATTAGACGATTTAAGCATACCTTTTCCTGATTGGCGATATCTCTATAATAAGTTTCTGGTATAGATATAACCAGGTTTTTAATATTACCTTTTTGCTGACTAAAACTAGAACTCTGAACTTCTTTGGAAAACAACAACTCACGTAAAAAATCTGCCGTGACAGTAATGCGAGCGCGCTGCTCTTGATCACTATTCAAATACTTTGAGGTATGAAAAAGTAGTTGCTTTTGAAAGCGCCCATAGCCTTCTACATTCGGGTCTCGTATTATTTTACTACGAGCTGCATCACCAATTACTATGCCATCACCATCATACACAATCAAGGATGGGATGTGTTTTTGTCCATTCTTAAACTCGTATTCAAATAGATGTAATGTACCGTTTTCAAAGTATGAAACTACCGAGTTAGCCGTACCAAAATCAAGCCCAACTTTATGTGAGGACATAAAAGTTAATTTTTACGTCTAATGTGAATTAGGAAAAGGGTAGGAGAAGTAAGAAAATGAAAGTTACTAGCTTTTCACTTTAAACTTCCCCTACGAATAGCATAGGGGTTAAGCCGGGATACCTGCAATATGGGACACGTTGTAAAGTTTTGTGTGCGTATATCAAGCAAAACCCTTGACATAGGGGTAAAAGTAGCCAAAGCGCATTTTGCCGCCATGCGTCCTCTGTAAACCTTACTCAGACGCTTGTTTTAGAAAAAAACGTAACTGCCTAGGTAAGAAAGTCAGGGATATTCCGATGAGGGAAGAAAAATGGTAGTGTTCAAACATGAGTCCAGAAGAAAAAGATCAAATGGAATTAGGATACAGAATAAGGCGATACGAACAAAAATAACAAGCAAAATTTTAATACTGAGGAATTCAATTTTGATGTGAAAGCCAAATTTAGCAAGCTATTCAAAATAAATTTTGCACAACTAATTTTTAGATGATACCTTAGCCTCCAGACAGTATTTTTTCAATATCACTTAACAATTTTTCCACCTTTATCAGCTTTTTGGCATCATCCCATACCTTAGCTTGCTTAAGTTGCTTGCCAATATCTGCATACCTTTGACTCAACGCTTTTTCAGGTAGTATCTCTTGTGTGCCATTGGCTTGAAGTTGCTGAATTAATTCTTTAACTTGGCTTAATGAAAGGTTTTCAATAACTGCTTTATCGAGCAACTCCGCACGTTGTTCGTCGTCCTTAACTCGTGCGATCGCAACAGCCTTTGTATATTCCAATTTCCCTTGCCGCAATACGGACAGTACATCTTCAGGTAACTTGAGCAACGGTAGGCGAGAGTTAACGAAAGATTCCCAGGTTATTGTACCCAAAACATCGAAAACGGATTGTACAGCAAGGGTTTCATGTTTACCCAAAACGTTTTGGGTAATTTTTCCTTTCGCCTCGTTTTGCATTCGATAAAGCAGCGAAACCACGTCATTGATAGGTTGTTGCAGTTGTATACCCAACAATTCGAGGATGCCTTCGGTTTCTTCTAAAGGGTTAAGGTCTTCACGCTGGAGGTTTTCGACAAGGCGTACTTGTTGCGTGGTGTAGTCGTCCATCTCTTTGACGACCACAGGCACTTCCATAAGTCCCGCAAGTTCGGATGCTCTCAGACGGCGTTCCCCAGCGATAAGCTCAAAATTGTCGTTATTGAGGGGGCGCACTAGCAATGGTTCGAGAACGCCAAATTGCTTAATTGAGCGCGATAATTCTTCGAGCTTTTTGGGATCAAAATAACGTCGAGGTTGGGAAGCTGGTAATTTAATTTTGGCGATGGGCAAAGTTTCGCCCTCACCGATACCCGCAGATTTGTCTTCGACTACTGAGTTTAATTGGGTTGGTGTTAATGCTTCGCTTGTTGCGATGACCTCCGGTGGGTCGGAGACCATCGCATTTTGTGCGCCAAACAATAGAGTGACAGGTTTTTTTATCTCAGTGTAAGGCTCGTCTTTTTTACTAGTTTTATGGGTTCGGCTGCTTGGTATGGTGCGAGTCGTTTTATTATTTGATTTGGCTGTATCGCTGCGCTCGACTTGATTGTTTGAACTAGCTATATTACTTTGACTGGCTTCACTATT encodes:
- a CDS encoding Hsp70 family protein yields the protein MSSHKVGLDFGTANSVVSYFENGTLHLFEYEFKNGQKHIPSLIVYDGDGIVIGDAARSKIIRDPNVEGYGRFQKQLLFHTSKYLNSDQEQRARITVTADFLRELLFSKEVQSSSFSQQKGNIKNLVISIPETYYRDIANQEKVCLNRLIMNELGIGANNFQLISESVAAATYWIWEKQRQNLETHGNLLVCNMGSSSFNLSLCSISTTEKVKVLYSDNYGDAGFDFDRQCVQLAYTEKHGHFLAEESREFIRLLKDFELKKVNSHQESTSRLITYLKMPEAMAEYNLYCFGGGYAVKCQHISEAFAPIQKGIQEVIQHLYIWMQSHQQSFDFLFIIGDLCQFILTQNTILQALDIQESDPRFDPSFNNAYSSFAISHGACLIANSLIDPVERCVYTLGIVAENLNANAERERQLIPIIQGGTDLDDLLETQFLDQPLLTAFTGNFSTITVWVDAHLQGDIFREVKLDAIKLPNYSCRNHWRVGMRVNHSHIFYLVIEDCKNKQRLEYELGILSNIVAQL
- a CDS encoding ParB/RepB/Spo0J family partition protein, translating into MNKPTTRKTNTANSKSKASQTDTDDSKSKASQTDTDNSKSKASQTDTDNSKSKANQTNTDNSNSEASQSNIASSNNQVERSDTAKSNNKTTRTIPSSRTHKTSKKDEPYTEIKKPVTLLFGAQNAMVSDPPEVIATSEALTPTQLNSVVEDKSAGIGEGETLPIAKIKLPASQPRRYFDPKKLEELSRSIKQFGVLEPLLVRPLNNDNFELIAGERRLRASELAGLMEVPVVVKEMDDYTTQQVRLVENLQREDLNPLEETEGILELLGIQLQQPINDVVSLLYRMQNEAKGKITQNVLGKHETLAVQSVFDVLGTITWESFVNSRLPLLKLPEDVLSVLRQGKLEYTKAVAIARVKDDEQRAELLDKAVIENLSLSQVKELIQQLQANGTQEILPEKALSQRYADIGKQLKQAKVWDDAKKLIKVEKLLSDIEKILSGG